The segment ATATTAGAATTCTATTTCTTTATTCTTTTATCAACTTATGTAgaggtaaaataaataaattaatgacataaattatattaaaattctaaaacaacatttattttataaagaaaattttattgtACGACGACATTTAATATGAAACGGTTGGAGTATAAGTTATGTGTAGTACCGTAATGCATAGAGTTTCTAGATGTGGACAGTTCTTCAGGAGAACTGGCACTGCTTGCCATGGACTCTCACCACTATAAAAACCTAACACTTTGAGGTTGTTGAACACGGGCATTGACTCGCAACATAGAGAAAGCACCtagaaaaaaagacaaaaacccAAACTAAAGATAACATGACTTATGTTCCAGAACTGAGACAATTCTCAAGACCAGCGAAATAAATTGTctgaacatatttatatatatattgacctCGAGAGTAGTGGAGTTGAAGTAGAGTGTCTGAACATTTCGCATGCCACTCATGAGCTTTGCCATATTAACAAGTCGAACAGCGTCATCATACTCATCATCATACTCATTTGGGAATCTTGCTCTTTCGACTTGATCATCAGTTAAACTAATGTTGATCCGAGCCTCGGATAGATTCTGCAAGTTAGCTAATGGATAGTCTTCCGGGATAAAATCCGAGTAACCTAAGTAAACAAGACTTGGTGTGTCAAATGAGAAACTGCCTGAAGAGACAAGACTTGATTTAATTATCAGGTTCTTGAGGCTTGCACTTGACACGGTCTCATTCGAATCTAGTCCCTTGACATCATACATTTCTAGCTCCTCAAGCGCAGGGCAGGCAGGAAGAAGCATCTTTAAGTTATAATCAGCACAAAACTCCACTGATTCAAGTACGAGAGTCTTCAGCATTGGTAAGTAAATGCTCCCGGTACACCAGCCAAGATCAATCCCACTTCCTATCTTCAGCTTCACTAGTTTCCTGCTCTCGAACCCTCTTGGATGCAGCCAATATCTACTACTTCCAAAGACTATGCATAGGTCAAGGTCGGTAACGCCACGTGCCAACGCATTATATATCCAATGATCCACACGGTTTGCATCAACACCGGTTCTACATTTGAGAGAGAGTTTATTAATAGTAGAAGTTTCTTGCAATTCCAATACTCTATCCACAAACTCCACGAAGCTCTCTAGAACACCATCCCTTTCCCGTTTACCCTCTTCTGGATGCAGAAACTCAGAGTCATCAATGTTAACGTTAGGACCAGACACAAACAGATTTCTCCACCTCTTTGAGAGAACCGATGTCAAAGCAGCCTCTTTTGTTGTAAAGAAAGACAAGATATGACAAAGAAGCTCGTCTGGTAGATTGCTCACATGATCCATCTTCTCTACACGCAAAAAAAAGGAGttgtgtatattaaactatattaGAACATCAGCTAAGTTAATTACCAATCAATTCATCTGTTACTCTGTTGTGTAGATCATAAACCTACCTTGTTGCAGAAGCTAAGTTCAATACACTCAAATTTAGGGTTCGGTGAGAAAAAAATGCAGCAGCCAAAGGCAGATGGTGGGGAAAGTTCAGGCTTTCAGTTGGATTAAGACATGCAAATTGCATCTGAAGAAGCTGAAACGTCCAATGAaatttttagggttttaaaATGGGTTCTTTTCATTCCGGTTATTGAAAATCACCGGTTCAGTTCGGTAAACAAACCGGGATTGCTTGACTTTGGGCTTGTTAAAGTATGGTGGAGACAAGTAAGGAAGCCCAGTGGCAAATTTGTGATTAAGCATACAGAGAACGATTTAGCCAAATTAACTTTTATTAATCACTAAAAAGCATGTCTTATGGGGTTTTATTACATTTAGTGGTccatagagaaagagagattatGAGCCAAGCAGCTTCTTCCACCTGGCGTAGCCAAGAACGACCATGAAGAGCACAAAGCAAAACGCAGTGATACTCCACACGAAGTACCAGAAGATGCCGTTGATGTTATACAACGGACACGGTATGTTCATCCCGAACAAGCTGGCCAGTAACGTCTCTGCCGTTATCGCAAACGAGGCCATGGTCAGTATCAGCTGCAGCTGGATCAGCTGGTTACGTTGATTGTCCAGCTGTATGTTCACGTAGTCTTCCGTGTCGTCAATGTATTCCCTCACGGTGAGAATCTTGTTCCTCATTCCCTCAAGTTGCATGAAGTATGCCTCCAGCAACATCTCCAGATCCTCCACATCGTCTTCATCCATATTGCTCGTCACCATGCTCGCGCTTCTGTTTGATGTGAGCCGGTAGAGATTCGATGTGTTGTGTGGTGGGGCAACGGATACTGTCCCCTCGAGTAATGCCTCAGCTTGCTGGTTCTGGTTCCATTTCCTTGTCAAGTACAAGTCTGCCATGTCTTCATTGTCATCTAACAAATGTTCAAGTTCATCTCTCACCTGAATAAATGCACCCAACCAAGCAAGCGTCATGTttcaaacattataatacaaaacGCTAAAAAAGAATACCTTTTGAACACGGGCTAGCAACCGGGTAAGATTACTCTTCAAGCTTCTCACGTATTCAAGATTCTCAGTGCTGACATTCTTGGTGAGTTCATCAAGAACAGGCCACGCATCCGTCTCAAGTGATGCCACACTGGTGTCAACAATTGAGCAGACAACCTCCAGAGCCATCTCAAGGACCTGAAACTCAAAAGGAAGCTCACTCTGCAACCCCTCTCCAGCTTCCGGATCAAAAGTCTGCACATTAGGAGTAGCTTCCAATGCATTCCTCTGAGGAAACTGTTGCTTAAGCCGGTCAATAAACGGAAGAACCTCAGGACGGAGAGGATCCAACAGCAACACCTCTTCTGCTGTAACTATCGCCTTTATAACCTCCAAGTTAACAACAATAGCTTTCTCCCTCGCTACACAGCAAACACACAAGCTAAAGCAGCTACAACAGAAACATATATAGCTAAACAAACAATGATCATGGAAACATTCATCTCGGCCTCCAAATTTAAATAGTTactatttatatatcatatcattcAGACTTCGaattaattaagtaaaataTCTATACTGATCATTTAGTTTCTATTTAAATTGCCTAGATCAGTCCTTCTAGGCACGGCCTCCCATTGCGGAGGCCGTGCCTAGAAGGCGTGGGAGTCGAGTCTGTCTAGGCACGGCCCCCATTGCGGAGGCCGTGCCTAGAAGGCGTGGGAGTCCGTTGGCCACGGCAAATCGGTTATAACCGAAAGATTTATATAAAATTGATCTAGCTAGTGTTCAAGCGGCGGCCTAGTGCTAATCCTCTATAAAACGCCTAACTATGGTTCTTGAACATTGGGGATTCGTATTGATTACCGAGAATGTTGGAGGAGTGAGAGAAGACAGGGCCGAGAATCCTCAAATCCCTAGCGGGAACCGAAGAGCGTTTGATGATTGTGCTCTTATCGCATTCCACCACTTCCATCGCTCCCGTGCGATCAAA is part of the Brassica rapa cultivar Chiifu-401-42 chromosome A09, CAAS_Brap_v3.01, whole genome shotgun sequence genome and harbors:
- the LOC103841758 gene encoding F-box protein At3g59000; amino-acid sequence: MDHVSNLPDELLCHILSFFTTKEAALTSVLSKRWRNLFVSGPNVNIDDSEFLHPEEGKRERDGVLESFVEFVDRVLELQETSTINKLSLKCRTGVDANRVDHWIYNALARGVTDLDLCIVFGSSRYWLHPRGFESRKLVKLKIGSGIDLGWCTGSIYLPMLKTLVLESVEFCADYNLKMLLPACPALEELEMYDVKGLDSNETVSSASLKNLIIKSSLVSSGSFSFDTPSLVYLGYSDFIPEDYPLANLQNLSEARINISLTDDQVERARFPNEYDDEYDDAVRLVNMAKLMSGMRNVQTLYFNSTTLEVLSLCCESMPVFNNLKVLGFYSGESPWQAVPVLLKNCPHLETLCITGLLHVVTETCGDVCDCIPREDKGRSITSCPVKRIEIEGFIGTMREITMISHFLEYFPCLEEILITVEGNCPRQLDVPEATDFRAQMLELYYKSFSCDVEIFVCESLSRKLTAQQNVTDNPSA
- the LOC103841760 gene encoding magnesium transporter MRS2-4, with the protein product MGKGPLSFRRLSSIRRRKKGSSVKDDPNQSSNPSSPPPPSPINAAGSVAAGATGKVKKKAGGARLWMRFDRTGAMEVVECDKSTIIKRSSVPARDLRILGPVFSHSSNILAREKAIVVNLEVIKAIVTAEEVLLLDPLRPEVLPFIDRLKQQFPQRNALEATPNVQTFDPEAGEGLQSELPFEFQVLEMALEVVCSIVDTSVASLETDAWPVLDELTKNVSTENLEYVRSLKSNLTRLLARVQKVRDELEHLLDDNEDMADLYLTRKWNQNQQAEALLEGTVSVAPPHNTSNLYRLTSNRSASMVTSNMDEDDVEDLEMLLEAYFMQLEGMRNKILTVREYIDDTEDYVNIQLDNQRNQLIQLQLILTMASFAITAETLLASLFGMNIPCPLYNINGIFWYFVWSITAFCFVLFMVVLGYARWKKLLGS